One stretch of Pseudomonas fluorescens Q2-87 DNA includes these proteins:
- a CDS encoding nucleoside permease, which translates to MSPMYARLSVMMFLQFFIWGGWFVTLGTFLSSTLGASGGQVGMAFATQSWGAIIAPFVIGLIADRYFNAERILAVLHLLGAVLLFQLYSAPDFGVFYPYVLAYMVVYMPTLALVNSVAFRQMRDPALEFSRIRVWGTVGWIVAGVVISFVFAWDSREAISTGGLRNTFLMAAIASLVLGLYSITLPGTAPLKDQANAGGIKQLLGLDALGLLKDRSYLVFFIASILICIPLAFYYQNANPFLAETGMTNPTAKMAIGQVSEVLFMLLLPLFIQRFGIKRALLVGMLAWALRYVLFAYGNNGDLAFMLFTGIALHGICYDFFFVSGQIYTDAQAPKHLRSSAQGLITLATYGLGMLIGFWVAGQVTDHFVAAGGHDWQSIWLFPAGFALVVLVCFLFTFRGQQALVVPSKA; encoded by the coding sequence ATGAGCCCAATGTATGCGCGCTTGAGCGTGATGATGTTCCTGCAATTCTTCATCTGGGGTGGCTGGTTCGTCACCCTCGGTACTTTTCTTTCCAGCACCCTGGGAGCCAGCGGCGGGCAGGTCGGGATGGCGTTTGCCACCCAGTCGTGGGGGGCGATCATCGCGCCATTCGTGATCGGCTTGATCGCCGACCGCTACTTCAACGCCGAGCGCATCCTCGCGGTCCTGCACTTGCTGGGCGCGGTGTTGCTGTTCCAGCTGTACTCGGCGCCTGATTTCGGCGTGTTCTACCCGTATGTGCTGGCGTACATGGTGGTCTACATGCCAACGCTGGCCCTGGTCAATTCGGTGGCATTCCGGCAGATGCGCGACCCGGCGCTGGAGTTCTCCCGCATCCGGGTGTGGGGCACCGTTGGCTGGATCGTCGCCGGCGTGGTCATCAGCTTTGTGTTTGCCTGGGACTCACGCGAGGCGATCTCCACCGGCGGTTTGCGCAATACCTTCCTCATGGCGGCCATCGCCTCGCTGGTCTTGGGTCTCTACAGCATCACGCTGCCAGGCACGGCCCCGCTCAAGGACCAGGCGAACGCTGGAGGTATCAAGCAATTGCTGGGGCTGGATGCCTTGGGGCTGTTGAAGGACCGCAGCTACCTGGTGTTCTTTATCGCCTCGATCCTGATCTGCATTCCCTTGGCGTTCTATTACCAGAATGCCAATCCGTTCCTGGCTGAAACCGGCATGACCAACCCGACAGCGAAGATGGCCATCGGACAAGTCTCCGAAGTGCTGTTCATGCTGCTGTTGCCGCTGTTCATCCAGCGCTTCGGTATCAAGCGGGCGCTGTTGGTGGGCATGTTGGCGTGGGCGTTGCGCTACGTGTTATTTGCCTACGGCAATAACGGCGACCTGGCGTTCATGCTGTTCACCGGCATTGCCCTGCATGGCATCTGCTACGACTTCTTTTTTGTTTCCGGGCAGATCTACACCGACGCCCAGGCGCCGAAGCATTTGCGCAGCTCGGCCCAGGGGCTGATTACGCTGGCGACTTATGGCTTGGGGATGCTGATCGGCTTCTGGGTGGCGGGGCAGGTGACCGATCACTTTGTCGCGGCAGGTGGGCATGACTGGCAGAGCATCTGGCTGTTCCCGGCCGGTTTCGCGTTAGTGGTGTTGGTCTGTTTCCTTTTTACCTTCCGTGGCCAGCAGGCGCTCGTCGTGCCGTCAAAGGCTTGA
- a CDS encoding sugar phosphate isomerase/epimerase family protein encodes MSSPQTPTGLRGPGIFLAQFMSAEAPFDTLANIAQWAASQGYKAVQLPTSGTQYIDLARAAESQDYCDELKATCAQFGVEISELSTHLQGQLVAVHPAFDALFDDFAPSHVRGQPEARTEWAIEQLKLAARASQRLGLKAHATFSGALLWPYMYPWPQRPNGLVEQGFAELARRWLPILNAFDAAGVDLCYEIHPGEDLHDGASFERFLEAVDHHPRAAILYDPSHLLLQQMDYLGFIDRYHERIRMFHVKDAEFRPDARSGVYGGYQGWVDRPGRFRSLGDGQIDFKSIFSKLTQYDFSGWAVLEWECCLKDSQQGAAQGAAFIQRHMINKTRKAFDDFAGVTADEDSNRRLLGLSR; translated from the coding sequence ATGTCCAGCCCTCAAACCCCGACGGGCCTGCGCGGCCCGGGTATTTTCCTGGCGCAGTTCATGTCCGCCGAAGCGCCGTTCGACACCCTGGCCAACATCGCCCAGTGGGCCGCCTCGCAAGGCTACAAAGCGGTGCAATTGCCAACGTCGGGCACGCAGTACATCGACCTGGCCCGGGCCGCCGAGAGCCAGGATTATTGCGACGAACTCAAGGCTACTTGCGCGCAATTCGGCGTTGAGATCAGTGAGCTGTCGACGCACCTGCAAGGCCAGTTGGTAGCGGTGCACCCGGCGTTCGACGCGCTGTTCGACGACTTTGCCCCGTCGCATGTGCGTGGCCAGCCCGAGGCGCGGACCGAGTGGGCGATCGAGCAATTGAAACTCGCCGCCCGCGCCAGCCAACGCTTGGGCCTCAAGGCGCACGCGACGTTTTCCGGTGCGCTGCTGTGGCCGTACATGTACCCTTGGCCGCAACGCCCCAACGGTCTCGTTGAGCAAGGATTTGCCGAACTGGCCCGTCGCTGGTTGCCGATTCTGAATGCCTTCGATGCGGCTGGCGTGGACCTGTGCTACGAAATCCACCCCGGCGAAGACCTGCACGACGGCGCCTCGTTCGAACGTTTCCTGGAAGCCGTCGACCATCATCCGCGGGCGGCGATTCTCTACGATCCCAGCCATTTGCTGCTGCAACAGATGGATTACCTGGGCTTCATCGACCGCTACCACGAGCGCATCCGCATGTTTCACGTCAAGGACGCCGAGTTCCGCCCGGATGCCCGTTCCGGGGTGTACGGCGGATACCAGGGCTGGGTCGATCGCCCTGGCCGGTTCCGCTCCCTGGGCGATGGCCAGATCGATTTCAAATCGATTTTCAGCAAGCTGACGCAATACGACTTCAGCGGTTGGGCGGTCTTGGAATGGGAATGCTGCCTGAAGGATTCGCAGCAAGGCGCCGCGCAAGGCGCCGCGTTCATCCAGCGGCACATGATCAACAAGACCCGCAAGGCGTTCGACGATTTTGCCGGGGTGACGGCGGATGAAGACTCCAATCGCCGGTTGTTGGGTCTGTCGAGATAA
- a CDS encoding Gfo/Idh/MocA family protein — MNPVAPKIRMGFVGGGEGAFIGQAHRQAAGLDGGFELVCGAFSRDVQNNQRTAATLGLPASRCYSDWQHLLDTEAALPADQRMELLVIVTPNHLHAPIASQALKAGFHVFSEKPAAMSLRELLALKEVVHSSDRLYGLAHTYLGYAMVWQARAMVRSGVIGAVRKVLVEYPQGWLSQDVAGQGNKQAGWRDDPHQSGLGGCIGDIGTHAFSLAEFVAGQPIERICAALGTHLPGRQLDDDVSVLFQMSDGASGVLIASQVCAGEENPLKIRVYGDKGALEWRQEEPASLIHRALDQPMRILRSGVGQPWLCEAATQRMRLPAGHPEGYLEAMANLYGDFARAIRGDVHGHEVPGVPGIDVGLRGMAFIEAAIANHRGNAKWTELVCTA, encoded by the coding sequence ATGAATCCTGTAGCACCGAAAATAAGAATGGGCTTCGTCGGCGGTGGCGAGGGCGCTTTCATCGGCCAGGCCCACCGCCAGGCGGCCGGGCTGGACGGCGGTTTCGAGCTGGTGTGCGGCGCGTTCAGCCGCGACGTCCAGAACAATCAGCGAACCGCCGCGACCCTGGGCCTGCCCGCGTCCCGCTGCTACAGCGACTGGCAGCACCTGCTGGACACCGAAGCGGCGTTGCCGGCGGACCAGCGCATGGAGCTGCTGGTCATCGTCACGCCCAATCATCTGCACGCCCCGATAGCCAGCCAGGCGTTGAAGGCCGGTTTCCATGTATTCAGCGAAAAACCTGCGGCGATGAGCCTGCGTGAACTGCTCGCCTTGAAGGAAGTGGTTCACAGCAGCGACCGGCTCTATGGCTTGGCCCACACGTACCTCGGTTACGCCATGGTCTGGCAGGCCCGGGCCATGGTGCGCTCGGGCGTGATCGGTGCGGTGCGCAAAGTGCTGGTGGAATACCCGCAAGGCTGGCTGAGCCAGGACGTCGCTGGCCAAGGCAACAAACAGGCTGGCTGGCGCGACGACCCGCACCAGTCGGGGCTGGGCGGCTGCATCGGTGACATTGGCACCCATGCGTTTTCCCTGGCCGAATTTGTTGCCGGCCAACCCATCGAGCGGATCTGCGCCGCGTTGGGCACCCATCTTCCGGGGCGACAGCTGGATGATGATGTGTCGGTACTGTTCCAAATGAGCGACGGGGCCAGTGGCGTGTTGATCGCCAGCCAGGTCTGCGCCGGCGAAGAGAACCCGCTGAAAATCCGCGTCTATGGCGACAAGGGCGCGCTGGAATGGCGCCAGGAAGAACCGGCGAGCTTGATCCACCGCGCCCTCGACCAGCCCATGCGCATCCTGCGATCCGGAGTCGGCCAGCCGTGGCTGTGCGAGGCCGCGACCCAGCGCATGCGCCTGCCGGCGGGGCATCCTGAAGGGTATTTGGAGGCGATGGCCAATCTCTACGGCGATTTCGCCCGCGCCATTCGCGGCGATGTCCACGGCCACGAAGTCCCGGGGGTACCCGGTATCGACGTCGGCCTGCGGGGCATGGCGTTCATCGAAGCCGCCATCGCCAACCACCGCGGCAACGCCAAATGGACCGAACTGGTCTGCACCGCATGA
- a CDS encoding polysaccharide lyase family 7 protein: MIDVTVWSVTLPVQTPAQVVATKAMPSLNNKYFDNNGQRIVFWAPVTGSHTGNSDYPRSELRETSKDGKHRNWRYNSGTNTLKGELSVNQVPSEGRVVVAQIHAKDAPTPLLKLVYRYEKGIGNIDVEYRVKPKDKKSPVIYTVPKVPLNKSFSYTLQMDKQGQLSVLIGNSGKQVMLDKSWQGYDFYFKAGVYTLDNKGYSNEGGKVTYTKLSASHK; encoded by the coding sequence ATGATTGACGTCACTGTCTGGAGCGTTACCCTGCCGGTGCAAACGCCCGCGCAGGTCGTGGCGACCAAAGCCATGCCGAGTTTGAATAACAAGTATTTCGACAATAACGGCCAAAGGATCGTCTTTTGGGCGCCCGTCACCGGCTCCCATACCGGTAACAGCGACTACCCGCGTTCCGAACTGCGGGAAACCAGCAAAGACGGAAAACATCGCAATTGGCGCTACAACAGCGGCACCAACACGCTCAAGGGCGAATTGTCGGTGAACCAGGTGCCTTCGGAAGGCCGTGTGGTCGTGGCGCAGATCCACGCCAAGGATGCACCGACGCCCTTGTTGAAGCTGGTGTACCGCTACGAAAAGGGCATCGGTAATATCGACGTGGAATACCGGGTCAAACCCAAGGACAAGAAAAGCCCGGTGATCTATACCGTGCCCAAGGTGCCGTTGAATAAATCCTTCTCGTACACATTGCAAATGGACAAGCAAGGCCAGCTCTCGGTGCTGATCGGCAACAGTGGCAAACAGGTGATGCTGGACAAGTCCTGGCAGGGCTACGACTTCTATTTCAAGGCCGGCGTCTACACTTTGGATAACAAGGGCTACTCCAATGAAGGCGGGAAAGTCACCTACACCAAACTGAGCGCCAGTCACAAATGA